The segment GGTCCAGTTTTTCAACATGAACGCTAATCATTGAAGGCAGGTGTTTTACCAGTTCCTTGTCCTCTTTCTTTTCAGCGGCTTCGATCACCGGTTTCTTTATCTGCTTCGATTCGATGATCACAGGTTCAGGTACTTCTTCTCTTGAGTTTGTATACTCCTCGATACCGATGTCTTCTAGTTGAAGCCGCTTTAGAAAGAAGGTCGTGTTCAACTGTTCTTCTATGGCATCCCTTGATTCGACACTCTTTATCCAAAGCTTAAATCCGTTTTCTCTTATGACCTCGCTTGTATTCTCGTTTTCTGCGATATCGGTTGGGATATGATGGATCTCTGTCGCCTTCTCATTGAGTCCGAACACAACCGTATAGGCACGGACATTCTCCATCTCGCACCCGTCATCGAAATCAATTCTCGCATAAAAGTAATTAAAGGAGTCATTGCTTTCTTTTACATGCGGGATATAGAACTGTTGCTTCTGTTCCACTTGCTTTAGCTTATCGGACTTTACTGCGTCATTTGACTTGATTTCTTTTAAAAATGCCGATAAGGTCTCATTGAGCGGGTCAGGATTCCCATCAGGTTCATCTCCATTCTGGATTTTCACGACTTCTACTTTGACAAAATCGGAAACATCCAGAACCAAGTCGACAAGATCGGAATGTGAATAGACGATGTTCAAGTTTTCGCGGATAATAAAAAAGATGTCTTCAAGCTTATGCGCGAGCATAGTAATGCCGTTGAACATCATCATGGAAGATGAACCCTTTATCGTATGCATATGCCTGAATATGTCATTGACTGCCTTTTCATTGAAAGTGCCGGAGCTTTCATTGGAAATGATCAGCTGTTCCAGCTGTTCTAGAATTTGCATTGTCTCATGTATGTACAGTTCGAGCATGGGATCATTCGTATTGATTGTTGACATATGGTCACCTCCTCTTGAGGGTTACAACGACTTAATTATCGATGTTCAGTTAGTACCCCTACAACAAAATAAGCAAACTAAAATAAAGAAAAACAAACCTAACTGGTTTGTTTTTCTGCATAAGTGGTTCACTGTATTTGCAATCGTTTAATAGATTGAAGGTACTTGATCATGGAGTCAATCTGGTGTTGTCTCTAGGAAACAAAGTGGCTCTTCTGATGTTCTTGTAGCCTAGCAGCTGCGCTGTGATACGCTCCAGTCCGATTGCCAGACCACCATGCGGAGGCGCGCCGTATCTGAAGGTTTCCAGGTAGCTCGCATAGTTTTCAGATTCGAGACCCTTATATCGCATACTGGCACTCAGCGCTTCCTCCTCGTGGATTCTAAGCCCGCCAGTCGTTATTTCAAGCCCTTTGAACAAGAGGTCGAAGCTATGTGTCTCTGACTCACCGCACGCCTTTGTATACATGGGCCTTTTAGTCCTTGGGTAATGGGTCAAAAACAGAAAATCAGATCCTGTCAGTTCCTTGACATGGGCGGCAATCAGTTTTTCACCTTCGGGGTCCAGGTCTCCCTCAAGCTCAGTTTTGCCGTAGTGGTCTTTGAGTATCTCAATCGCCTGTGACAACTTCATTCGTGGAATCGATTCTGGCACGTCGGGCAAAGCGACTTCAAGCAGCTCAAGCTCGCCTTCGCATGTCTTCCTAACATGTTCGAGCATGCTCGAAAGCAGCTGTGTCTCAAGGTCCATCAGATCGCCTTCTGAGGTGATGAATCCCATTTCAAGGTCCATGCTCACGTATTCGTTCAGATGCCTTGACGTGCTATGGGATTCGGCTCTAAAGACCGATCCTATCTCAAACACCCTTTCCATACCTGCCACAACCATCATCTGCTTATAAAACTGGGGGCTTTGCGCAAGGTAGGCGGTCTGTCCGAAATAATCGAGACTGAATACTCCAGCACCGCCTTCCGCGCCTTCTTTTACGAGCTTCGGGGTGTGGATTTCTGTAAATTCGTTGGCTCTTAAAAAGTTTGCGAATCCTTCACACAGAGCCGCTTGAATTTTGAAAGTAGCCTGTTCCATCTGATGCCTTAAGGCGAGCACCCTATGATTCAATATTGTTTCAAGTCCCGCTTCAAGTGTTTGCCCGTTGATCTGTATCGGTAAGTCCTCACTGACTTTACTCAGTACTTCTATCGCGGTGGCTTGTAGTTCGATCGGTCCTAGCTTATTCTGATTTTCAACAACGGTTCCAGTGACACTGACAACAGCTTCAAGCCTCAGGTCGGCTTCTTCAACTACTTGGGGCGACATTGCGACTTGAATAAGCCCTGTACGGTCCCTTAAAATTACAAAGACAACCGCTTTCAGCTTGCGTATACGGTGTACCCATCCGCTGATTTTAACCGTCTGGTTCACATGTTCATTTAGGCTTTTGATCATTGTTCTTTTCATGAGGTTCCTCCATCACATTTTTCACTAGGTTCAAAAAGCTAAAAAGCCCCTTGAACAATGCCTGTTCAAGGGGCGTAATCTACGCGGTGCCACCCTTTTTTAACTTTTGCCAGGTTCAGGTAGGGTCTACAAAAACAAAAAATCCGCTCCTGTATAGGAGCGAATGCTGTATTCGCGGTACCATCCTAGTTGACTCTGACAAATAGTCCTCTTAAGCCCCTATAACGTGGGAATACGGTTTGCGCTAATAGACGTTCACACAAACACCTCATGGATGTCTTTCCTGACAAAACGTCGCACAAGGCTCTCACCGTCCCTTGTTCGCTTAAGCTTGTTCTTGTCGGTACTTTTCCAGTCATTGGTTTTTTATGAGTATATAAAAGTTTTTTAGTGTTGTCAAGGGGGATTTCCGTATGTGGCCTGCGGCCACGCTATACCAGAATTGTGGTGGCCTGTGGCCACATACAGCCATAGCGCAAGCTATGTACAACCCGAGTGCGTAGCACAAGAGTATGGCCCGAGCCCCGCGAGGTACAACCCTGTTTCCCCCAAAAAACTCAAAAAAAACGCCATTTCTCAAGAAACAGCGCCTTTACATCCATCTTTACTCTCCAAATATATTTTCTCAAACTTCTCACCGTCCACAGGTTTTCCAAGCAGATAGCCCTGAATCGTATGGCAATCGAGTTCTTGAAGAAGTTTTAGCTGCATTTCGGTTTCTACACCTTCTGCTATGGTTTTAAGCCCCATTCCTTTTGCAACCATGACAATGGCATTCACGATCAAAAGGTCATCTTTGTCCGTCGCTATGTTGTCGATAAGCTCCTTGGCGATCTTGAGCGTATCCACATCAAATCTCTTGATATAGCTCAGCGAGGAATACCCAGTACCGAAGTCGTCAATTGAGATGTTGACTCCCATATCGCTTAACCCCATGAATATTTCTTCCATTCTTGTGGAGGAGTTCATGGCGCTGTGTTCTGTTATTTCAATATCAATCCAAGATGGCTTCACGCCAGTCGTTGCCATCAACTCTTTAATGTCTTTGAAGAAATCCACACCATCCAGACAGATCGGTGATGTGTTGATCGCGATGGTCAGTTCCATGCCGTACTTCTCGTTCCAATTCTTAATCTGTAAACATGCCGTTCTGCTCACCCACTCGCTGATGTCAACAATCAGTCCGGCTTCTTCCGCAATCGGTATGAATTCCGCAGGCGAGATAAAGCCTTCGACTGGATGATACCATCTGATTAGCGCTTCCATTCCTGTAAGGACCTTGGTTTTAGCATTGAACTGTGGCTGGTAGTAGAGCTCAAAGTCGTTATTTATCGCCGCGTTTCTGAGAAGTAGCTCAAGATGGTTCCTACGCTCTATGCGCTCGATCAGCTGCGAGGTATAGAACACATAGTTTTCATTGGAATCGGAAGCTTTCGCATGATACATCGCTATATCTGCGAACTTCATCAGCTCTTCCGACGTCAGGGCATCTTTAGGGTATCTGGCGATACCGATACTGACATCGACATTGAAGATGTATTTGTCGATGACGATACCTTGACTCAGGCAGCCGATCATGCGCTGTGAAACATCTTCAAGGATGGCATTGCTGTCGGCAGTCAAGGCGACAGCGAACTCGTCTCCACCGAATCTAGAAATCATGAATTCGCCTTCTGACAATTTACTTAAGCGTTTTGCAACTTCTTTGAGTACAGCGTCTCCCATGCTATGGCCGTGTAAATCGTTGATCACCTTAAACCTGTCAAGGTCCATGAAAAACACAGAAAAGGCGGTCTTATTCTCCTCTATCAAGCCCTTGAGATACTCTAAAAAGTAAGATCTGTTATAAAGTCCGGTCAAGTAATCTGTAGTGGACCTCTCGAACAACTTGTTGTTAAGCGCGACCAGCTCTCTGGTTTTAAGGTCCACGGTTTCTTCAAGAGTAGCCTTCTGCAAGGTTTCTCTTTTTAAAAGTGTTTCCACAAGATAAGACTTTTGAACATAATGTGAAAATGCCAGATTCAAGACAATCGCCAGAAACATGATCGCAAGATAGTGTAGATCGATCACCTTTAAAAGGAATGCTGCGATCGGCACCATCGAAATCACCCACACCGCTTTTGTCTTACCGATATTCTCAGGTGCCCTGAAGAGCGTATCCGCAGTTGGTTTATTGTTCTGATAGTCGATAATCCCGACAATGACAAACAGCGTGAAGCTCGCTAAGAACATCACATCCGAAATTGAATTGGCGATATAGGTATCATAGTAATAGCTGAAGATGAATATCTGATCTGAAACGATATAAATTAAAAATGCAAGCGCACCCAATAAAAGCTCGATAGGTATTTTTTTCATTCTCGATGAAAAGAGCATCGCAAGTATGACAACACCTGTGCACACATCTGTCACCATGTAAATCACAAGACTGATAAAATCCACATTCGATAGAATCGTCAGATCGATGTTTTTCAGCAACATGCTGCTCGCCAAACCGAGCAATATGATAAAGACAAGCCCCATATCAAGCAGTAGTTGCATACGGTGCCATTTAGTTATGTTTTTGTAAAAATAGTCTATGATCGCGAATACCATAAAGATATTGGGTAGCGCATAGATGTA is part of the Fusibacter sp. A1 genome and harbors:
- the aspS gene encoding aspartate--tRNA(Asn) ligase, yielding MKRTMIKSLNEHVNQTVKISGWVHRIRKLKAVVFVILRDRTGLIQVAMSPQVVEEADLRLEAVVSVTGTVVENQNKLGPIELQATAIEVLSKVSEDLPIQINGQTLEAGLETILNHRVLALRHQMEQATFKIQAALCEGFANFLRANEFTEIHTPKLVKEGAEGGAGVFSLDYFGQTAYLAQSPQFYKQMMVVAGMERVFEIGSVFRAESHSTSRHLNEYVSMDLEMGFITSEGDLMDLETQLLSSMLEHVRKTCEGELELLEVALPDVPESIPRMKLSQAIEILKDHYGKTELEGDLDPEGEKLIAAHVKELTGSDFLFLTHYPRTKRPMYTKACGESETHSFDLLFKGLEITTGGLRIHEEEALSASMRYKGLESENYASYLETFRYGAPPHGGLAIGLERITAQLLGYKNIRRATLFPRDNTRLTP
- a CDS encoding bifunctional diguanylate cyclase/phosphodiesterase, with protein sequence MPFAWAIADTLWLYYEHFTSIDPNESTLLLYIYALPNIFMVFAIIDYFYKNITKWHRMQLLLDMGLVFIILLGLASSMLLKNIDLTILSNVDFISLVIYMVTDVCTGVVILAMLFSSRMKKIPIELLLGALAFLIYIVSDQIFIFSYYYDTYIANSISDVMFLASFTLFVIVGIIDYQNNKPTADTLFRAPENIGKTKAVWVISMVPIAAFLLKVIDLHYLAIMFLAIVLNLAFSHYVQKSYLVETLLKRETLQKATLEETVDLKTRELVALNNKLFERSTTDYLTGLYNRSYFLEYLKGLIEENKTAFSVFFMDLDRFKVINDLHGHSMGDAVLKEVAKRLSKLSEGEFMISRFGGDEFAVALTADSNAILEDVSQRMIGCLSQGIVIDKYIFNVDVSIGIARYPKDALTSEELMKFADIAMYHAKASDSNENYVFYTSQLIERIERRNHLELLLRNAAINNDFELYYQPQFNAKTKVLTGMEALIRWYHPVEGFISPAEFIPIAEEAGLIVDISEWVSRTACLQIKNWNEKYGMELTIAINTSPICLDGVDFFKDIKELMATTGVKPSWIDIEITEHSAMNSSTRMEEIFMGLSDMGVNISIDDFGTGYSSLSYIKRFDVDTLKIAKELIDNIATDKDDLLIVNAIVMVAKGMGLKTIAEGVETEMQLKLLQELDCHTIQGYLLGKPVDGEKFEKIYLESKDGCKGAVS